From a region of the Bermanella marisrubri genome:
- the cysM gene encoding cysteine synthase CysM gives MDYPTIADFVGNTPLVKLQRLGRQSSNTILLKLEGNNPAGSVKDRPALSMITEAEARGDIQPGDNLIESTSGNTGIALAMAAAMKGYNMTLIMPDNLSMERRWAMEAYGAELILVTKDEGMEGARDLALKMQEEGKGKVLDQFGNQDNPLAHYKGTGPEIWRDTKGTITHFVSSMGTTGTIMGTSRYLKEQNPNIQIVGLQPKEGAAIPGIRRWPEAYLPKIFDATRVDQVLDIGQEEAEVTMRELAMKEGIFCGVSSGGSVAAALKLDEELENAVIVCIICDRGDRYLSTGVFSTE, from the coding sequence ATGGATTATCCCACTATTGCCGACTTTGTTGGCAACACCCCATTAGTTAAGCTTCAGCGATTGGGGCGTCAGTCTAGCAATACCATTCTTCTAAAGCTTGAGGGTAATAACCCGGCAGGTTCAGTTAAGGATAGACCAGCGTTAAGTATGATCACGGAAGCTGAAGCCCGTGGAGACATCCAACCTGGCGATAACCTAATAGAATCTACTAGTGGTAATACGGGTATTGCGCTAGCCATGGCAGCAGCGATGAAAGGTTACAATATGACATTGATCATGCCCGATAACCTGAGCATGGAGAGACGCTGGGCAATGGAAGCATACGGAGCGGAGCTCATATTGGTGACCAAAGACGAAGGTATGGAGGGGGCTCGCGACCTGGCCTTGAAGATGCAAGAGGAAGGTAAGGGGAAGGTGTTGGATCAATTCGGTAATCAAGATAACCCGCTTGCCCATTATAAGGGCACGGGTCCCGAGATCTGGCGAGATACAAAAGGTACTATTACCCACTTTGTTAGTTCCATGGGAACAACTGGCACTATCATGGGCACCAGTCGTTATTTGAAAGAACAGAACCCAAATATTCAGATTGTCGGCTTGCAGCCAAAAGAAGGCGCTGCAATTCCTGGTATTCGTCGTTGGCCAGAAGCTTATTTGCCAAAAATATTTGACGCTACCCGTGTTGACCAAGTGTTAGACATTGGTCAAGAAGAAGCAGAAGTCACCATGCGAGAATTGGCCATGAAAGAAGGTATTTTCTGCGGGGTTAGTTCTGGTGGTTCGGTAGCAGCGGCATTAAAGTTAGATGAAGAGTTGGAAAATGCGGTGATTGTTTGCATTATTTGTGACAGAGGCGACCGTTATTTATCCACTGGCGTTTTTTCTACAGAGTGA
- the rlmD gene encoding 23S rRNA (uracil(1939)-C(5))-methyltransferase RlmD gives MAIFNANKRSKRGRDIKRSSGPGELKTLVVHDLSNEAQGVARDDDGVVFIEGALPDEKVEALISEQRRRFALAKIKRIVEASANRVEPLCRHYQRCGGCQLQHLSSQHQIPYKQNNLQHEFASKLKIDSAPWQTPITGDAYGYRRRARIGIRYRHKTGEVIVGFREQQNSHLTDISECPVLVSELQNLIPSLKSVLKKVQKVEVVTQAQLLAGDDLSVVSLRAIKSLPQSDKQILIEWAKSEAVQLDIQGDDAIETLFQPNDKTLWFNVAGMRIHFASNSFIQANGRVNEQMVQTALQWLNVKAHETVLDLFAGLGNFTLPLAQHAKRVCAVELDKKMVADLQHNAQRNELSNVDVQLGNLDNLDAVERLSAADVIVLDPPRAGAAVIMPWVAKQKSRVLYVACEPSSLIRDAAVLVESGFKLDKVVVLDMFPQTKHVETMALFSPPS, from the coding sequence GTGGCAATATTTAACGCGAATAAACGCAGTAAGCGTGGCCGAGATATCAAGCGATCTAGTGGCCCAGGTGAATTAAAGACCTTAGTTGTGCATGACTTGAGTAACGAAGCTCAGGGCGTGGCTAGAGATGACGATGGGGTTGTCTTTATCGAGGGGGCTTTACCAGATGAAAAGGTAGAGGCGTTAATTAGCGAACAACGCCGACGTTTTGCCTTGGCAAAAATCAAACGCATAGTGGAAGCATCGGCTAATCGCGTGGAGCCATTGTGCCGGCACTACCAGCGATGTGGTGGTTGTCAGCTGCAGCATTTATCGTCGCAACATCAGATACCCTACAAGCAAAATAATTTACAGCATGAGTTTGCCAGTAAGCTAAAAATTGATTCTGCGCCATGGCAGACGCCAATCACTGGAGACGCGTACGGATATCGGCGTCGTGCGCGTATTGGTATTCGCTATCGTCATAAAACCGGAGAAGTTATTGTTGGTTTTCGTGAGCAGCAAAATAGCCACCTTACGGATATCAGCGAATGTCCTGTGTTAGTGAGCGAACTTCAAAATCTCATTCCCTCTCTGAAATCGGTACTAAAAAAAGTGCAAAAGGTAGAGGTCGTTACTCAAGCGCAATTATTGGCAGGTGATGATCTTAGTGTGGTGAGTTTACGGGCCATTAAGTCACTTCCGCAAAGTGATAAGCAAATACTTATAGAGTGGGCCAAAAGCGAAGCTGTGCAACTAGATATACAAGGTGACGATGCGATTGAAACGCTTTTTCAGCCAAATGATAAGACCCTTTGGTTTAATGTGGCAGGCATGCGTATTCATTTTGCTAGCAATAGTTTTATCCAAGCCAATGGTCGGGTCAATGAGCAGATGGTACAGACTGCATTACAATGGTTGAACGTAAAAGCTCATGAGACCGTGCTGGATTTGTTTGCAGGATTAGGCAACTTCACACTACCTCTGGCACAACACGCTAAGCGAGTCTGTGCTGTAGAGCTAGACAAAAAAATGGTTGCAGATTTGCAACACAACGCGCAACGCAATGAATTAAGCAATGTGGACGTTCAGCTAGGAAATCTAGACAATTTAGATGCTGTTGAACGTTTATCAGCGGCAGATGTCATTGTCTTGGATCCACCCAGAGCAGGGGCTGCGGTAATTATGCCTTGGGTAGCAAAACAAAAGAGCCGTGTCTTGTATGTGGCATGTGAACCTTCATCTCTCATTAGGGATGCCGCTGTTCTAGTGGAGTCCGGCTTTAAATTGGATAAGGTCGTAGTCTTAGATATGTTTCCGCAAACCAAGCATGTGGAGACTATGGCATTATTCAGCCCGCCCAGTTAA